The following proteins come from a genomic window of Aquimarina sp. MAR_2010_214:
- a CDS encoding DoxX family membrane protein, whose product MNTKVILGIRIVFGLAILFFGCNKLFYFMDPPAPSTKIAISFLKVLVSSKTMMLVAIVEICAGVALLTNRFAPLMMVILMSVSVNAFLYHIKLDTENWIIGVVFLALNIFMLYIYKDHYKELLKTQ is encoded by the coding sequence ATGAATACAAAAGTAATTTTAGGAATTAGAATAGTTTTTGGACTTGCCATTTTATTTTTTGGATGTAATAAATTGTTTTATTTTATGGATCCTCCAGCTCCTTCAACCAAAATAGCTATAAGTTTTTTAAAAGTTTTAGTATCCTCTAAAACTATGATGCTGGTAGCCATTGTAGAAATCTGCGCAGGAGTTGCCTTACTAACCAATAGATTTGCTCCCTTAATGATGGTCATTCTAATGAGTGTATCAGTCAATGCATTTTTATATCACATTAAACTTGATACCGAAAATTGGATCATCGGTGTTGTGTTCTTAGCCCTAAACATCTTTATGCTATATATCTATAAAGATCACTACA
- a CDS encoding heparan-alpha-glucosaminide N-acetyltransferase domain-containing protein has protein sequence METTQPKTTIMTKRTSRLHFLDAIRAFAILMMLQGHFVHSLLGDVYRDKNNIVYTIWEYFRGMTAPTFFTITGFIFTYLLLKQNTKGIDNPRVLKGIKRATKVIFWGYLLRLSFYAVFTGTVNPSFFYVDVLQCIGTSLLLLIGVYLILSQINEAWFQNVILGIGVIIFLLQPIYGSCILEFLPQTVANYFTNRNGSIFTLLPWFGYVCIGSFMASLFLKYGKQKMFYPYAAIMLLSIGVVLVFYSSTMLMVVYRMTGVGIFKSVAYNNFLFIRLGNVCMLFSVFIMMKNYFTNHMITKIGGSTLSIYIVHFFVLYGSWFGLGLSRFFYHSLTPIQTFIGALLFIIGVCAIVLCYYKYEEELKLQTHHVFKSTNQKIKAVLPEAFILFRNTIIRTYRNIRYTRR, from the coding sequence TTGGAAACAACCCAACCAAAGACTACAATAATGACCAAACGTACTAGTCGATTGCACTTTCTTGATGCAATTCGAGCATTTGCTATTCTTATGATGCTTCAAGGGCATTTTGTACATTCTCTTTTAGGTGATGTGTATAGGGATAAAAATAATATTGTGTATACGATCTGGGAGTATTTTAGAGGAATGACTGCCCCAACGTTTTTTACGATAACAGGCTTTATTTTTACGTATTTATTACTAAAGCAAAACACGAAAGGAATTGATAATCCAAGAGTTTTGAAAGGTATAAAACGTGCTACTAAGGTTATTTTTTGGGGATATTTATTGCGATTAAGTTTTTATGCAGTCTTTACCGGAACAGTAAACCCTTCATTTTTCTATGTAGATGTATTGCAATGTATTGGTACATCATTGTTGCTGTTGATAGGAGTGTATCTTATTTTGAGTCAAATTAATGAAGCGTGGTTTCAAAATGTAATACTGGGTATTGGAGTGATTATTTTTCTTCTGCAACCAATATACGGTAGTTGTATACTAGAGTTTTTACCACAAACAGTTGCTAATTATTTTACAAATAGAAACGGATCTATTTTTACATTACTACCTTGGTTTGGATATGTGTGTATAGGTAGTTTTATGGCTAGTTTGTTTTTGAAATACGGAAAACAAAAGATGTTTTACCCTTATGCTGCTATAATGCTTTTATCCATAGGAGTAGTATTGGTGTTCTATTCTTCAACTATGTTAATGGTAGTTTATAGAATGACAGGTGTGGGCATTTTTAAATCAGTAGCTTATAACAACTTCTTGTTTATAAGATTGGGAAATGTGTGTATGCTTTTTTCTGTATTTATTATGATGAAAAATTATTTTACAAATCATATGATAACCAAAATAGGAGGGAGCACACTATCTATCTATATAGTCCACTTTTTTGTGCTTTACGGAAGTTGGTTTGGATTAGGGCTTAGTCGCTTTTTTTATCACAGTTTAACCCCGATACAAACTTTTATTGGAGCATTATTATTTATAATTGGTGTATGTGCAATAGTTTTATGTTATTATAAATATGAAGAAGAACTGAAGCTTCAAACACATCATGTATTTAAATCGACAAACCAGAAGATAAAAGCTGTTTTACCAGAAGCTTTTATACTGTTTAGAAATACTATTATTCGCACCTATCGAAACATTAGATATACAAGACGGTAG
- a CDS encoding DoxX family protein, giving the protein MPTIKSLNKWANAHTYYPLDLLRIALGVFLFIKGINFISNSQILVDLIKPVQNLAGAMIIIHYVAPAHLIGGVLISFGLLTRWSVTAQLPLLIGAVLINFIGEMNVANLIIASIILLLCVFFLFYGSGKHSVDYYLKMEQ; this is encoded by the coding sequence ATGCCAACAATAAAATCGTTAAACAAATGGGCTAATGCACATACGTATTATCCGTTAGATTTGTTAAGAATTGCCTTAGGAGTTTTTTTATTTATAAAAGGAATAAATTTTATTAGTAATAGCCAGATTCTTGTAGACCTTATTAAGCCTGTTCAAAACCTTGCAGGTGCTATGATTATAATTCATTATGTAGCTCCGGCACATTTAATAGGGGGCGTGCTTATTTCTTTTGGATTACTGACACGATGGTCAGTTACAGCTCAACTTCCATTATTAATAGGGGCAGTACTCATTAATTTTATAGGAGAGATGAATGTGGCAAATCTTATTATTGCCAGTATAATTCTATTACTATGTGTATTTTTCTTGTTCTACGGTTCGGGGAAACACTCTGTAGATTACTATTTAAAAATGGAACAGTGA
- the metK gene encoding methionine adenosyltransferase: MAYLFTSESVSEGHPDKVADQISDALLDNFLAFDADSKVACETLVTTGQVVLAGEVKSKTYLDVQHIARDVINTIGYTKGAYQFSGDSCGVISLIHEQSQDINQGVDRENKEEQGAGDQGMMFGYATKETANYMPLALDISHKILIELAKLRREGTEIPYLRPDSKSQVTIEYSDDNIPQRIVAIVVSTQHDDFDSNDDAMLSKIKNDIISILMPRVIAQLPSYIQQLFNDQITYHINPTGKFVIGGPHGDTGLTGRKIIVDTYGGKGAHGGGAFSGKDPSKVDRSAAYASRHIAKNLVAAGVANEVLVQVSYAIGVVEPTSIFVDTYGTGTLGLTDGEIAEIVGEIFDMRPAAIEKRLKLRNPIYQETAAYGHMGKEPQTITKVFESPYSGKIEKEVELFTWEKLDYVEKVKKAFKI; this comes from the coding sequence ATGGCATATTTATTTACTTCGGAAAGTGTATCCGAAGGACATCCGGATAAAGTAGCAGATCAGATAAGTGATGCATTATTAGATAACTTTTTAGCTTTTGATGCTGACTCTAAGGTAGCTTGCGAAACGCTTGTAACTACTGGTCAGGTAGTACTTGCCGGAGAAGTAAAATCCAAAACATATCTTGATGTACAACATATAGCAAGGGATGTCATCAATACGATTGGATATACTAAAGGGGCATATCAGTTTAGTGGTGACTCTTGTGGAGTAATCTCTCTTATCCATGAACAATCGCAAGATATAAATCAAGGGGTTGATCGTGAAAATAAAGAAGAGCAAGGTGCTGGTGACCAAGGAATGATGTTTGGGTATGCCACCAAAGAAACTGCTAATTATATGCCTTTGGCTCTTGATATTTCACATAAAATATTAATTGAATTAGCCAAGCTAAGACGTGAAGGTACAGAAATCCCTTATTTGCGTCCTGATTCTAAAAGTCAGGTAACTATTGAGTATAGTGATGATAATATACCTCAACGTATTGTTGCCATCGTTGTATCTACACAGCATGATGATTTTGACAGCAATGATGATGCAATGTTGAGTAAAATAAAAAATGATATTATTTCTATTTTAATGCCTAGGGTAATTGCTCAATTACCTAGTTATATCCAACAATTGTTTAATGATCAGATTACATATCATATTAATCCGACTGGAAAATTTGTGATTGGTGGACCACATGGTGACACTGGTCTTACTGGAAGAAAAATTATAGTCGACACTTATGGTGGTAAAGGAGCTCACGGTGGAGGTGCATTTTCAGGTAAAGACCCAAGTAAAGTAGATCGATCTGCTGCATATGCTTCTAGGCATATTGCTAAAAATCTTGTAGCTGCAGGAGTAGCAAATGAAGTATTAGTACAAGTATCATATGCGATTGGTGTTGTTGAACCCACCTCTATTTTTGTAGACACTTATGGAACTGGTACTCTGGGATTAACAGATGGAGAAATTGCCGAAATAGTAGGTGAAATCTTCGATATGCGTCCAGCTGCGATTGAGAAACGTCTTAAATTACGTAATCCCATCTATCAGGAAACAGCTGCTTATGGACATATGGGTAAAGAACCGCAAACGATTACTAAAGTTTTTGAAAGCCCGTATTCTGGTAAAATAGAAAAAGAAGTAGAACTATTTACCTGGGAGAAACTTGATTATGTAGAAAAAGTAAAAAAGGCGTTTAAGATTTAA
- a CDS encoding O-acetylhomoserine aminocarboxypropyltransferase/cysteine synthase family protein produces the protein MSTQKFATGALHAGHDVSANGGTRAVPIYQTTSYVFNNSDHAANLFNLSETGFIYTRLNNPTNDILEQRLAALEGGIAAVVTSSGTAAINTTLLTLLKTGDHIVASSSLYGGTYNLLNVTLPRFGITTTFVDPSDQNNFKDAIQENTRVFFVESLGNPKLDVLDLKAISSEAKANKVPLIVDNTVATPALLNPIEYGANIVIHSLTKYISGNGTSLGGAIIDAGTFDWSSGKFPEFTEPSPGYHGLVYHDALGPAAFIAKARIEGLRDHGAALSPFNAFQILQGLETLEIRIKKHSENALQLAKWLEEQEEVSWVKYPGLKNNTYYELAQEYLPKGQSGIITFGVKGGFDSAKTVADETKIFSLLANIGDSKSLIIHPASTTHQQLDSAQQASTGVTQDLIRLSVGLEDIEDLKEDLKEAFSKVKVKI, from the coding sequence ATGAGTACACAAAAATTTGCAACAGGAGCTTTACATGCAGGTCATGATGTGTCTGCCAATGGAGGAACAAGAGCAGTGCCAATTTATCAAACAACATCGTATGTTTTTAATAATTCTGATCATGCTGCCAATCTATTCAATTTATCCGAAACAGGATTTATTTATACTAGATTAAATAATCCAACAAATGATATTCTGGAACAACGCCTTGCAGCATTAGAGGGAGGTATTGCGGCGGTAGTAACGTCTTCGGGTACAGCGGCGATCAATACAACCTTACTAACCTTATTAAAAACGGGAGACCATATAGTTGCATCTAGTAGTTTATATGGAGGAACGTATAATTTGTTAAACGTTACATTACCTAGATTTGGGATTACAACAACTTTTGTAGATCCTTCAGATCAAAATAATTTTAAAGATGCTATACAAGAGAATACACGTGTATTCTTTGTAGAATCATTAGGAAATCCAAAGTTGGATGTATTAGATTTAAAAGCAATTTCATCTGAAGCCAAAGCCAATAAAGTGCCTTTGATAGTTGATAATACAGTTGCTACGCCAGCACTACTTAACCCTATTGAGTATGGAGCAAATATTGTAATTCATTCACTTACAAAATATATTAGTGGTAATGGTACATCTCTTGGAGGAGCGATTATCGATGCAGGAACTTTTGATTGGTCTAGTGGTAAGTTTCCTGAGTTTACAGAACCTTCACCAGGATATCACGGATTAGTATATCACGATGCATTAGGGCCAGCAGCATTTATAGCAAAAGCAAGAATAGAAGGACTACGAGATCATGGAGCTGCACTAAGTCCGTTTAACGCATTTCAAATTCTACAAGGTCTGGAAACTTTAGAAATCAGAATAAAAAAGCATAGCGAAAACGCATTACAGCTTGCTAAATGGTTAGAAGAACAAGAAGAAGTAAGTTGGGTAAAGTATCCGGGACTCAAAAATAATACGTACTACGAATTAGCTCAGGAATATTTACCAAAAGGGCAAAGTGGGATCATTACATTTGGAGTGAAAGGTGGTTTTGATTCGGCTAAAACAGTAGCTGATGAAACAAAAATCTTCTCTTTACTGGCAAATATTGGGGATTCTAAATCTTTAATTATACATCCCGCTAGTACTACACACCAACAATTAGATTCTGCGCAGCAAGCATCTACTGGAGTAACTCAGGATTTGATTAGGTTATCAGTTGGACTCGAGGATATTGAAGATCTAAAAGAAGACCTGAAAGAAGCTTTTAGTAAAGTAAAAGTCAAAATTTAA
- a CDS encoding alpha/beta fold hydrolase, with product MLQKLDILNYITIKGRSIDQIHLTYEVFGKPLYTAPIVLVNHALTGNSAVCGEHGWWNSLIGKDKCIDTNRYTVLSFNIPGNGYDGKEENLIEEYKIFNARDIAAIFSEGLKLLKINELYAVIGGSVGGGIAWELAAFNPSLIKNLIPVATDWKSTDWLKANCLVQEQILLNSKNPVHDARLHAMLVYRSPESFRQKFDRTYNDEKDMYNIESWLLYHGERLDSRFALSAYKELNHILANIDITEGRGDFNEVAASIQSSIHIISIDSDMFFTAAEDKITFKKLKEVKQNVTHKIINSVHGHDAFLIEFEQLNALLKDVF from the coding sequence ATGCTTCAAAAATTAGACATCTTAAATTATATCACGATAAAGGGAAGATCTATTGATCAGATTCATCTCACGTACGAAGTGTTTGGAAAACCGCTTTATACGGCACCAATTGTTCTGGTTAATCACGCTCTTACCGGTAATTCTGCAGTGTGTGGAGAGCATGGTTGGTGGAATAGTTTGATAGGGAAAGATAAGTGCATTGATACCAATAGATATACCGTTTTGTCTTTTAATATTCCAGGAAATGGATATGATGGAAAAGAAGAAAACTTAATTGAAGAATATAAAATATTTAATGCACGTGATATCGCTGCGATCTTTTCTGAAGGCTTAAAACTATTAAAAATTAACGAATTATATGCTGTGATTGGTGGATCTGTTGGTGGTGGAATTGCATGGGAATTAGCTGCTTTTAATCCCAGTTTAATTAAGAATTTAATCCCGGTGGCTACAGATTGGAAATCTACCGATTGGTTGAAGGCTAATTGTTTGGTGCAAGAGCAGATTTTATTAAATTCTAAAAACCCAGTTCATGATGCCAGACTACATGCGATGTTAGTCTATAGGTCTCCAGAATCATTTAGGCAAAAATTTGATCGCACATATAATGATGAAAAAGATATGTATAATATAGAAAGCTGGCTATTGTATCATGGAGAAAGATTAGACAGTAGATTTGCGCTTTCTGCTTACAAAGAATTAAATCATATCCTAGCAAATATCGATATAACTGAAGGGCGTGGAGATTTTAATGAAGTAGCCGCATCGATTCAATCTAGTATTCATATTATAAGTATAGACTCTGATATGTTTTTTACAGCAGCAGAAGATAAGATTACATTCAAAAAACTGAAAGAAGTAAAACAAAATGTTACTCACAAAATAATTAATTCGGTTCATGGTCATGATGCCTTTTTAATAGAATTTGAACAATTGAATGCATTGTTAAAAGATGTGTTTTAA